One stretch of Streptomyces agglomeratus DNA includes these proteins:
- a CDS encoding 7-epi-alpha-eudesmol synthase, with product MPQDVRFDLPFTTPVSTHLEYAREQHLRWVRDMGLVRSQAGFEEYQSWDLPQAAIRTYPHASPDDMVVLMNWFSLAFLFDDQFDAASPDRADRITEVARELIVTPLRPAGTLPRVVCPITLAWAEVWEQLSDGMSLTWCTRFAASWGRFLAAHAEEVDLAARGTLLGVRPYTAFRRRTVGIHHSIDAGERSRRFEVPAQAQAHPVMEGLRDAAADTIGFMNDIHSFEREKRRGDGHNLIAVLHRERGLSWEKAAAEAFRMTSERLDAYVRLEARVPAMCDELRLTDDERRRVWMGVEAIRHWIGGNYEWALTTGRYAAAKEGPAAAAELEGRGSLDDLLTV from the coding sequence GTGCCGCAGGACGTACGGTTCGATCTCCCCTTCACCACCCCGGTCAGCACGCACCTGGAGTACGCGAGGGAACAACATCTGCGATGGGTCCGGGACATGGGACTCGTCCGCAGCCAGGCCGGTTTCGAGGAATATCAGTCCTGGGACCTGCCGCAGGCCGCGATACGCACCTACCCGCACGCCTCGCCCGACGACATGGTCGTCCTGATGAACTGGTTCTCGCTGGCCTTCCTCTTCGACGACCAGTTCGACGCCGCGAGTCCCGACCGCGCCGACCGGATAACCGAGGTCGCCAGGGAACTCATCGTGACCCCGCTGCGCCCCGCCGGAACCCTGCCGCGCGTCGTCTGCCCCATCACGCTCGCCTGGGCCGAGGTATGGGAACAGCTCTCCGACGGCATGTCGCTGACGTGGTGCACCCGCTTCGCCGCTTCCTGGGGGCGGTTCCTGGCCGCGCACGCCGAGGAGGTCGACCTGGCGGCCCGCGGCACCCTGCTCGGCGTCAGGCCGTACACGGCGTTCCGCAGACGCACGGTGGGCATCCACCACAGCATCGACGCGGGCGAGCGCAGCCGCCGCTTCGAGGTCCCCGCGCAGGCGCAGGCGCACCCGGTCATGGAGGGACTGCGCGACGCCGCCGCGGACACCATCGGCTTCATGAACGACATCCACTCCTTCGAGCGGGAGAAGCGCCGGGGCGACGGCCACAACCTGATCGCCGTCCTCCACCGCGAGCGCGGCCTGTCGTGGGAGAAGGCCGCCGCCGAGGCGTTCCGGATGACCAGCGAGCGTCTCGACGCGTACGTGAGGCTGGAGGCGCGGGTACCCGCGATGTGCGACGAGCTCCGGCTGACGGACGACGAACGCCGCCGGGTGTGGATGGGCGTGGAGGCCATACGGCACTGGATCGGCGGCAACTACGAATGGGCCCTGACCACCGGCCGGTACGCCGCCGCGAAGGAGGGCCCCGCGGCCGCTGCCGAACTGGAGGGCCGCGGCTCCCTCGACGACCTGCTCACGGTCTGA